In the genome of Dermacentor silvarum isolate Dsil-2018 chromosome 1, BIME_Dsil_1.4, whole genome shotgun sequence, one region contains:
- the LOC125946689 gene encoding uncharacterized protein LOC125946689, with product MSWSKSLAVIPKSIDIGKIEAYRTSRSVGNRNALRSHKFVAESYVQCSTIETCSFTAHDSTLVRVRAKCFRSQKKTATPYAVSALLTHDGFVKECTCECAARENGTCHHVMGLLKVLVLLLDNGYAEAPPEMSCTELPQIWRRPRGHKIPASSVDEIDWRAARPDGLSYPLQSRLYEARKRPRSVEEVQKAVRQFAREMAAHTASPLLEYWQSATPKKADSLFGETCEGSLLWSQKPLVPHDFTTYLCPEIQVGVNTELTPMQPAFFSEPVNTVVSCVGLPPTQQAVIEALMLSVDQARQLEQTSRQQSQSATWKAARKNRLTASNFGVAVTRENWTQKGLQSLTTDRDLSRVRAIQ from the exons ATGTCTTGGTCCAAGAGCCTCGCTGTCATACCGAAAAGCATTGATATAGGCAAAATAGAGGCGTATCGAACGTCGAGAAGCGTCGGAAACCGCAATGCACTACGCAGCCATAAGTTCGTCGCAGAAAGCTACGTCCAGTGCTCGACGATTGAAACATGTTCATTCACAGCGCA TGATTCCACGCTCGTGCGCGTACGCGCTAAGTGCTTCAGGAGCCAAAAGAAGACTGCAACACCATATGCCGTGTCAGCCCTGCTGACGCACGATGGTTTTGTGAAAGAGTGTACATGCGAGTGCGCTGCTAGAGAGAACGGTACATGTCACCATGTCATGGGACTGTTGAAAGTCCTTGTGCTGCTTCTTGACAACGGGTATGCAGAGGCTCCGCCAGAAATGTCATGTACGGAACTGCCACAAATCTGGAGAAGGCCCCGGGGGCACAAAATACCGGCTTCTAGCGTCGACGAAATTGACTGGAGAGCCGCACGGCCAGACGGTCTTTCTTACCCACTCCAATCGCGTCTTTATGAAGCCAGGAAAAGACCGCGGAGCGTAGAAGAGGTTCAGAAAGCTGTGAGGCAGTTTGCAAGAGAGATGGCTGCACATACTGCGAGTCCACTTCTGGAATACTGGCAGTCTGCAACACCAAAGAAAGCAGACAGTTTGTTTGGCGAGACATGCGAAGGCAGCCTCTTGTGGAGTCAGAAACCACTTGTGCCACATGACTTCACCACTTATTTATGCCCAGAAATTCAGGTTGGGGTGAATACGGAGTTGACACCCATGCAGCCAGCATTTTTTTCAGAACCCGTAAACACTGTTGTGTCGTGTGTGGGCCTGCCACCAACGCAGCAGGCTGTAATCGAG GCTCTCATGCTGTCTGTTGATCAAGCTCGCCAGCTTGAGCAGACCTCTCGCCAGCAGAGCCAAAGTGCGACATGGAAAGCTGCTCGCAAGAACCGCTTAACTGCTTCAAATTTTGGTGTTGCTGTTACACGTGAGAATTGGACACAAAAAGGCCTGCAGAGCCTCACCACAGACAGAGATCTGTCTAGAGTAAGGGCCATCCAGTAA